The following are encoded in a window of Deinococcus roseus genomic DNA:
- the gap gene encoding type I glyceraldehyde-3-phosphate dehydrogenase has translation MNIAINGFGRIGRQVFRILHARGIQVTAINDLTDTETNAYLLTHDSTYGPFAASVNIEEGALLVDGHKTMVLSESNPQKLPWKDLGIDLVIESTGRFSTGEQARVHLNRGARKVIITGPADGTDFPIILGNNQEQYDPYTHNILTNASCTTNSLVTPVKVLEDAFGVEQAMMTTIHSYTNDQRLLDLPHKDLRRARAAAVNIIPTTTGVARAISQTLPQFGKHNFDGVAVRVPTSVGSLSDITLILRREVTVQEVNAAFRAAAEGPLKGILRYSEEELVSSDIVGDPHSAIIDSKMTKVLGKMVKVFAWYDNEWGYSSRVADVVELVQTRDPQ, from the coding sequence ATGAACATCGCCATCAACGGATTTGGACGCATTGGCAGACAGGTGTTTCGCATCCTGCACGCCAGAGGCATCCAGGTCACAGCCATCAATGACCTCACCGACACCGAAACCAACGCCTACCTGCTGACCCACGACAGCACTTACGGCCCTTTTGCAGCATCCGTCAATATCGAAGAAGGTGCTTTGCTGGTGGACGGTCACAAAACCATGGTCCTTTCCGAAAGCAATCCCCAAAAGCTCCCCTGGAAAGACCTCGGCATTGATCTGGTGATTGAATCCACCGGGCGTTTCAGCACCGGTGAACAGGCCAGGGTGCACCTCAACCGGGGGGCCAGAAAGGTGATCATCACCGGGCCAGCAGATGGCACGGACTTCCCCATCATCCTGGGCAACAACCAGGAGCAGTATGACCCTTACACGCACAACATCCTCACCAATGCGTCCTGCACCACCAATTCTCTGGTGACCCCGGTGAAAGTGCTGGAAGACGCCTTCGGGGTGGAACAGGCCATGATGACCACCATCCACAGCTACACCAACGACCAGCGACTGCTGGATTTGCCCCACAAAGATTTGCGCCGTGCCCGCGCCGCCGCAGTGAACATCATCCCCACCACCACCGGCGTTGCCAGAGCCATTTCGCAAACCCTGCCCCAGTTTGGCAAACACAATTTTGATGGGGTGGCCGTGCGGGTGCCCACCAGTGTGGGTTCCCTCAGCGACATCACCCTGATTCTTCGTCGGGAAGTCACCGTGCAGGAAGTGAACGCCGCTTTCCGGGCAGCCGCAGAAGGCCCCCTCAAAGGCATCCTGCGGTACAGCGAAGAAGAACTGGTCTCCAGCGACATCGTGGGCGATCCCCACAGCGCCATCATCGACAGCAAAATGACCAAGGTGCTGGGCAAAATGGTGAAAGTCTTCGCCTGGTACGACAACGAGTGGGGTTACTCCAGCCGCGTGGCAGACGTGGTGGAACTGGTGCAAACCAGAGACCCGCAGTAA